One genomic segment of Methylocystis hirsuta includes these proteins:
- the istB gene encoding IS21-like element helper ATPase IstB, with protein MSASQESTSQTIVAPQVLLGNHLKALKLPTFAREYEKVALESAQDRADYPRYLLRLCELERIDRERRNVERRIRLARFTQIKSLDTFDFAAQPSLNKPLVLELARCEWIEKRQNCIALGPSGTGKTHVALALGLAACQKGFSVAFTSAAALVHELMEARDERRLRALQKHLNTVKLLIVDELGYVPFTAVGSELLFEVFSQRYERGATLVTSNLPFDEWTSVFGSERLTGALLDRLTHHVHILEMNGDSYRLATARKAQRRNADEPSVSPRTKGEADADI; from the coding sequence ATGAGCGCCTCGCAGGAGTCGACCTCCCAAACGATCGTCGCGCCGCAGGTGCTACTGGGCAATCACCTCAAGGCGTTGAAGCTTCCCACCTTCGCGCGCGAATATGAGAAAGTGGCGCTGGAATCGGCGCAAGATCGCGCCGATTATCCGCGCTATTTGCTGCGCCTGTGCGAACTGGAGCGCATCGATCGCGAGCGGCGCAATGTCGAGCGTCGCATTCGCCTGGCGCGCTTTACGCAGATCAAGAGCCTCGACACATTCGACTTCGCCGCGCAGCCGTCACTCAACAAGCCGCTGGTTCTGGAGCTGGCGCGGTGCGAATGGATAGAGAAGCGACAGAACTGCATCGCGCTGGGTCCATCCGGAACCGGCAAGACTCACGTCGCGCTCGCCCTTGGGCTCGCCGCTTGCCAAAAGGGCTTCAGCGTCGCCTTCACCTCGGCCGCCGCTCTCGTGCACGAACTCATGGAAGCGCGCGACGAGCGCCGCCTGCGGGCGCTGCAAAAGCATCTCAACACCGTCAAATTGCTGATCGTCGATGAGCTGGGCTACGTGCCGTTCACGGCGGTTGGTTCTGAACTGCTCTTCGAGGTCTTCAGCCAGCGCTATGAACGTGGCGCCACGCTGGTGACCAGCAATCTGCCATTCGATGAATGGACGTCGGTGTTCGGGTCGGAACGGCTCACCGGCGCACTGCTCGATCGGCTCACCCATCATGTCCACATTCTGGAGATGAACGGCGACAGCTATCGTCTCGCGACAGCCAGGAAGGCGCAACGGCGCAATGCCGACGAGCCTAGCGTAAGCCCAAGAACCAAGGGAGAAGCCGACGCAGACATTTAA
- a CDS encoding PfkB family carbohydrate kinase encodes MADIVTLTLNPSIDTSTSVDRVAPIYKLRCGAPHRDPGGGGINVARVAIRFGADVEALCAGVTGELLRRLIDRAGIPNRIIQVSDETRESFTMFENATEHEYRFVLPGPQLHEEEWASMPRRAWRPRK; translated from the coding sequence ATGGCCGACATTGTCACCCTCACCCTTAACCCGTCGATCGACACATCGACCTCGGTTGATCGGGTGGCGCCCATTTACAAGCTCCGCTGCGGCGCGCCGCATCGCGATCCCGGCGGTGGCGGAATTAACGTCGCCCGAGTCGCCATTCGATTCGGCGCCGACGTCGAAGCGCTCTGCGCCGGCGTAACGGGTGAACTGCTGCGTCGTCTCATCGACCGCGCAGGAATTCCGAACCGTATCATCCAAGTGTCCGACGAGACTCGTGAAAGCTTCACCATGTTCGAGAACGCTACCGAGCATGAATACCGTTTCGTGCTTCCAGGCCCCCAACTACACGAAGAAGAATGGGCGTCAATGCCTCGGCGCGCTTGGCGGCCTCGAAAATGA
- the fdhF gene encoding formate dehydrogenase subunit alpha, giving the protein MVNLELMDSPFVSAPVARSCRFTLNGLEVEGRIGESILSAANRAGVDIPSMCADPRMDPAGECGLCMVHVSGHQEPVKACSTLVAEGLVVEGETPTLAAIRKARLTEYLSNHNAYCSPPCQAACPAGIDIAGYINLIGKGKFVEATALIKQMLPLPGILGRVCPRPCEADCRRLQIDGQPIAICSLKRYAADKAAESGLPTQPEPKPATGKRVAVIGAGPAGLSAAYYLAIEGHKVTLLEGEKEAGGTLRFGIPPYRLPDDVLNREIAEILSLGVELKTSQWMGRDYQIESLLAEGYDAAFLSVGAMAGKRAGIQGEDAKGVRSAIDYLRRINWGERVDLGRRVIVVGGGFTAADAVRTARRGGASEVVMMYRRTKNEMTASTHEIHDCELEGVTFEFLAAPVEVVVENGHAVGLRAVRMALGEPDESGRRRPTPVEGSEFVTPADSILMAIGQDVYPDVLNEPCLATNRWGHITSDTATMRTNLPGVFAGGDCSTGAATVVEAVAAGRKGACAIHAFLNGADDRGIAKAIERPIPKFFDIGATARQPAAMAEMPTIAPKTRVESFSANGAGRAFDEVELGFSDVQAQTEAERCLQCVCQAAGVCSLQKYSLAYDAGTLDYVGEPVPAGKERVYEPLMSWPFFELDRQKCVKCMSCVNICETVQHREVYTKDVDGYPALVSGTLDFRDTDCNNCGQCVSACPTGALKSLFDKGVLPKNQRQKTESVCNFCGTGCALEFETEGNKIVAVNASTKSPANAGNLCVKGRFGMDFIQSPDRLTKPLIRRGGKDSPFEEASWDEAIAYVARRLNEIKAKHGPHAIAGFTSARVSNEDDYVMQKLIRCAVGTNNTDHCARLCHMASVVALKQAIGSSAPSASATDIGLADVYLAVGSNPTVAHPVISSRVLRAKYERGAKIIAIDPRHTELVGHADLWLQVKPGTNVSILNSIAHVILQEGLVNEEFVEARTANFNAFAENLAEYSPEKMQSVTGVDPALVRQTARLYAQAERGILLWGMGITHHLKGVDSALALANLALMTGQVGRPGTGWMPLRGQANVQGASDMQGHHNALPGYQSITDPAAREKFEAAWGVKLPDNAYKSIIELEEAAGTGEIRAMYIMGDNAIGASPDMTAVEKGLRNLEFLVVQDIFMSDTAKAADVVLPAAAFAEKEGTFTNTERRVQLLNKAVDPPGEARPDWQIVCDISMAMGYPMSYPNAAAIMEEIASLVPTYAGIRHERLRNGGLQWPCPDTQHPGTRYLYSERFPTEDGRASFTVLTQKPAIEQADTEYPLIVDTGRWLEHYDTGTMTGRSFGLSYMRPHGEIEMHPEDAKRGELKTGDWARLSTRRGSIEARVRVSDHIKEGMVFYPFHYPEQSANRLVGVEMDSASRTPAFKGAAARIERIPHNW; this is encoded by the coding sequence ATGGTGAATCTCGAGCTTATGGACAGCCCATTCGTGTCCGCGCCCGTGGCGCGAAGCTGCCGGTTTACTCTCAATGGCCTGGAGGTAGAGGGGCGCATCGGGGAGAGCATCCTTTCCGCCGCCAATCGCGCCGGAGTCGACATCCCGTCGATGTGCGCCGATCCTCGCATGGATCCTGCCGGCGAGTGCGGCTTGTGCATGGTGCATGTTTCGGGGCATCAGGAGCCGGTCAAGGCCTGCAGCACGCTCGTCGCCGAAGGTCTCGTCGTCGAAGGCGAAACGCCGACGCTCGCCGCCATTCGCAAGGCGAGGTTGACCGAATATCTCTCCAATCACAACGCTTATTGCTCGCCGCCATGCCAGGCGGCCTGTCCTGCCGGCATCGACATCGCCGGCTACATCAACTTGATCGGCAAGGGCAAATTCGTCGAGGCGACGGCTCTCATCAAGCAAATGTTGCCGCTGCCGGGGATTCTTGGGCGCGTTTGTCCTCGCCCCTGCGAAGCGGATTGCCGGCGGCTCCAAATAGACGGCCAGCCTATCGCCATTTGCTCGCTGAAGCGCTACGCCGCCGACAAGGCGGCGGAATCCGGCTTGCCGACGCAGCCCGAGCCGAAGCCCGCGACCGGCAAGCGCGTCGCCGTGATCGGCGCCGGGCCGGCGGGGCTGTCAGCCGCTTATTATCTCGCGATCGAAGGCCACAAGGTCACCCTGCTCGAAGGGGAGAAGGAAGCCGGCGGCACTCTGCGTTTCGGCATCCCGCCCTACCGCCTGCCGGATGATGTCCTGAACCGGGAGATCGCGGAGATATTGTCGCTCGGCGTCGAGCTGAAGACCAGCCAATGGATGGGGCGCGATTATCAAATCGAGAGCCTGCTGGCGGAAGGCTACGACGCGGCGTTCCTCTCGGTCGGGGCCATGGCGGGCAAGCGCGCCGGCATTCAGGGCGAGGACGCCAAGGGCGTGCGGTCGGCGATCGACTACCTGCGCCGCATAAACTGGGGCGAGCGCGTCGACCTCGGCCGGCGCGTCATCGTCGTCGGCGGCGGCTTCACGGCGGCCGATGCGGTGCGCACCGCGCGGCGCGGCGGCGCGTCCGAGGTCGTCATGATGTATCGGCGCACGAAGAACGAGATGACGGCCTCGACTCACGAGATCCACGACTGCGAATTGGAGGGGGTGACCTTCGAATTCCTCGCGGCGCCCGTCGAGGTGGTCGTCGAGAACGGCCACGCGGTCGGCCTCAGGGCGGTGCGCATGGCCCTCGGCGAGCCTGACGAGAGCGGCCGGCGCCGTCCGACACCCGTCGAGGGCTCGGAATTCGTGACGCCCGCCGACTCCATCCTGATGGCGATCGGCCAGGACGTCTATCCAGATGTCCTCAACGAGCCGTGCCTCGCCACCAACCGATGGGGACACATCACCTCCGACACCGCGACGATGCGCACCAACCTGCCCGGCGTATTCGCCGGCGGCGACTGCTCGACCGGCGCGGCCACCGTGGTCGAGGCGGTCGCGGCGGGGAGAAAGGGAGCCTGCGCCATCCACGCCTTCCTCAACGGCGCGGACGATCGCGGCATCGCCAAAGCGATCGAGCGCCCGATTCCGAAGTTCTTCGATATTGGAGCGACGGCGCGGCAACCCGCGGCAATGGCGGAGATGCCGACCATCGCTCCTAAGACCCGCGTCGAATCGTTTAGCGCCAACGGCGCGGGGCGCGCCTTCGACGAGGTCGAGCTGGGCTTTAGCGACGTTCAGGCGCAAACCGAGGCCGAGCGCTGCCTCCAATGCGTCTGTCAGGCGGCCGGCGTGTGCTCGTTGCAAAAATATTCGCTGGCTTACGACGCCGGGACTCTGGACTACGTGGGTGAGCCGGTGCCGGCCGGCAAGGAACGGGTGTACGAACCCCTCATGTCCTGGCCGTTCTTCGAGCTCGATCGCCAAAAGTGCGTCAAGTGCATGAGCTGCGTGAACATTTGCGAGACGGTCCAACACCGCGAGGTCTACACGAAAGACGTCGACGGTTACCCGGCGCTGGTGAGCGGGACCTTGGATTTTCGCGATACGGACTGCAATAATTGCGGCCAGTGCGTCAGCGCATGCCCCACGGGCGCTTTGAAGAGCCTGTTCGACAAAGGCGTTCTGCCCAAGAACCAGCGCCAGAAGACGGAAAGCGTCTGCAACTTCTGCGGCACGGGCTGCGCCCTCGAGTTCGAGACCGAGGGCAACAAGATCGTCGCGGTCAACGCCTCGACGAAATCGCCCGCCAACGCGGGCAATCTATGCGTCAAGGGGCGGTTCGGCATGGATTTCATCCAAAGCCCAGACCGCTTGACGAAGCCGCTCATCCGTCGCGGCGGCAAGGACAGCCCCTTCGAGGAGGCGAGCTGGGACGAGGCGATCGCTTACGTGGCGCGCCGCCTCAACGAGATCAAAGCCAAGCACGGCCCGCATGCGATCGCCGGCTTCACCTCGGCGCGCGTCAGCAATGAAGACGATTACGTCATGCAGAAGCTGATTCGTTGTGCGGTCGGGACCAACAACACCGACCATTGCGCAAGGCTGTGCCACATGGCGAGCGTCGTGGCCTTGAAGCAGGCCATCGGCTCCAGCGCGCCTTCGGCTTCCGCGACCGACATCGGCCTTGCCGACGTCTATCTCGCCGTCGGCTCGAATCCGACGGTCGCCCATCCCGTGATCTCGAGCAGAGTGCTGCGCGCGAAATACGAGAGGGGCGCAAAGATCATCGCGATCGATCCGCGCCACACCGAGCTCGTCGGTCATGCCGACCTGTGGCTTCAGGTCAAGCCCGGGACCAATGTGTCCATCCTGAACTCGATCGCCCATGTCATCCTGCAGGAAGGGTTGGTGAACGAGGAGTTCGTCGAGGCCCGCACCGCCAATTTCAATGCGTTCGCCGAGAATTTGGCCGAATACAGCCCCGAGAAGATGCAGAGCGTCACGGGCGTCGATCCCGCTCTCGTCCGGCAAACGGCGCGCCTCTACGCCCAGGCCGAGCGCGGCATATTGCTGTGGGGCATGGGCATCACCCATCATCTCAAGGGTGTCGATAGCGCGCTGGCGCTCGCCAATCTGGCGCTGATGACGGGGCAGGTGGGCCGTCCTGGCACGGGGTGGATGCCTCTGCGCGGGCAAGCCAACGTGCAAGGCGCTTCGGACATGCAGGGCCACCACAACGCCCTGCCGGGCTATCAGTCGATCACCGATCCCGCGGCGCGCGAGAAGTTTGAGGCAGCGTGGGGGGTGAAGCTGCCGGACAACGCCTACAAGTCCATAATCGAGCTCGAGGAGGCGGCGGGCACGGGCGAGATCCGCGCCATGTACATCATGGGTGACAATGCGATTGGCGCGAGCCCCGACATGACCGCGGTCGAGAAAGGCTTGCGCAACCTGGAGTTCCTGGTGGTGCAAGACATCTTCATGTCCGACACCGCCAAGGCGGCCGACGTGGTGCTCCCCGCCGCGGCTTTCGCTGAAAAGGAAGGCACGTTCACCAATACCGAACGGCGCGTGCAGCTGCTGAACAAAGCGGTCGATCCGCCAGGCGAGGCGCGTCCCGATTGGCAGATCGTCTGCGACATCTCGATGGCGATGGGCTACCCGATGTCCTATCCGAACGCCGCGGCGATCATGGAGGAGATCGCCTCGCTGGTTCCGACCTACGCGGGCATTCGTCACGAGCGGCTCAGAAACGGCGGCCTCCAGTGGCCGTGCCCCGACACCCAGCATCCCGGGACGCGCTACCTCTATTCGGAGAGGTTCCCGACCGAGGACGGGCGGGCGAGCTTCACCGTGCTCACGCAAAAGCCGGCGATCGAGCAGGCGGATACGGAATATCCGCTCATCGTCGACACGGGGCGCTGGCTCGAGCATTACGACACCGGCACGATGACCGGTCGTTCTTTCGGGTTGAGCTACATGCGGCCTCATGGCGAGATCGAGATGCATCCGGAGGATGCGAAGCGCGGCGAGCTCAAGACGGGCGACTGGGCGCGGCTCTCGACGCGCCGCGGCTCCATCGAGGCGCGCGTTCGCGTCAGCGACCACATCAAGGAAGGCATGGTGTTCTATCCCTTCCACTATCCGGAGCAGTCGGCGAATCGCCTCGTCGGCGTCGAAATGGATAGCGCCTCACGCACGCCGGCATTCAAGGGGGCGGCGGCGCGGATTGAACGGATACCGCACAACTGGTGA
- the istA gene encoding IS21 family transposase: MFTVELYAAIRRAVMADGLSRREAAKRFGVHRNTITKMLQYSIPPGYRRRERPASKKLGPYMAWIDNILEGDRSVHKKQRHTAQRIFERLRDEEGFSGGYTIVREYVARALLRSREMFIPLSHCPGQAQADFGEADGYIAGKKVRFHYFCVDLPHSDSCFVKAYPAETAEAFCDGHVAAFDFFGGVPQSILYDNTRLAVAKIVKGGRRLRSQMFAELQSHYLFEDRFGRPGKGNDKGKVEGLVGYVRRNFMTPLPVAESFDALNVRLLDACTKRRQAILRGQSMTISERMQSDISAFMPLPPTPYDACHKIATRVSSMSLVRYRNNDYSVPTRYGHQEVLAKGYVDRVEIVCRGETVAVHARSYDKAEFIYNPLHYLALLEHKSQALDQAAPLDDWRLADCVYRLRRLMEARMGNSGRREFIQVLRLMEDFHQHLVEQAIAEALRLGAISFDAVKMLLLAKLENRPARLDLTFYPYLPVATVGATDPRAYLGLVANAAAIEPSARVSA; this comes from the coding sequence ATGTTCACAGTGGAACTCTATGCCGCGATACGACGCGCAGTGATGGCGGACGGGCTGAGCCGGCGGGAGGCGGCTAAGCGCTTTGGCGTTCATCGCAACACGATCACGAAGATGCTCCAATATTCGATTCCGCCGGGCTATCGGCGGCGCGAGCGGCCGGCATCGAAGAAGCTGGGGCCGTATATGGCCTGGATCGACAATATTCTGGAGGGCGACCGGAGCGTTCACAAAAAGCAGCGGCATACGGCGCAGCGGATTTTTGAACGGTTACGGGACGAAGAGGGGTTTTCCGGCGGCTACACGATCGTTCGCGAGTATGTGGCGCGGGCGCTGTTGCGGTCGCGCGAGATGTTTATTCCGTTGAGCCATTGCCCCGGACAGGCGCAGGCGGATTTTGGCGAGGCGGACGGCTACATCGCCGGCAAGAAGGTCCGCTTTCATTACTTTTGCGTGGACCTGCCGCACTCGGACAGTTGCTTCGTCAAGGCCTATCCCGCCGAGACAGCGGAAGCCTTTTGCGATGGTCATGTGGCGGCGTTCGATTTTTTCGGCGGCGTGCCGCAGTCGATTTTATACGACAACACTCGGCTCGCCGTTGCAAAGATCGTGAAGGGCGGCAGGCGCCTGCGTTCGCAAATGTTTGCCGAACTCCAAAGCCATTATCTGTTTGAGGATCGCTTCGGCAGACCGGGCAAAGGCAATGACAAGGGCAAGGTCGAGGGGCTGGTCGGCTATGTCCGGCGCAACTTCATGACGCCTCTGCCTGTCGCGGAGAGTTTCGACGCGCTCAACGTAAGGCTCCTCGACGCCTGCACGAAGCGACGACAGGCAATATTGCGCGGCCAGTCGATGACGATCAGCGAACGCATGCAGTCGGACATATCCGCGTTCATGCCGTTGCCGCCGACCCCTTATGACGCCTGTCACAAGATTGCGACGCGCGTCTCGTCCATGTCGTTGGTGCGCTACCGCAACAACGATTACTCGGTTCCAACCCGCTATGGCCATCAAGAGGTGTTGGCGAAGGGTTACGTCGACAGAGTCGAGATTGTCTGTCGCGGTGAGACGGTCGCCGTGCATGCGCGCAGCTACGACAAGGCCGAGTTCATTTATAATCCGCTGCATTATCTCGCCTTGCTCGAACACAAGAGCCAGGCGCTCGATCAGGCCGCGCCGCTCGACGACTGGCGCCTCGCCGATTGCGTCTATCGTCTGCGGCGGCTGATGGAGGCGCGCATGGGGAACAGCGGGCGCCGCGAGTTCATCCAGGTGCTGCGGCTGATGGAGGACTTCCATCAACATCTCGTCGAACAGGCCATCGCGGAGGCGCTGCGTCTTGGCGCAATCAGTTTTGACGCGGTGAAGATGCTCCTGCTCGCCAAATTGGAGAACCGGCCAGCCCGGCTCGATCTGACATTCTATCCCTATCTGCCAGTGGCGACAGTCGGCGCGACAGACCCGCGCGCCTATCTCGGGCTCGTCGCCAACGCAGCCGCTATCGAGCCAAGTGCACGAGTTTCGGCATGA
- a CDS encoding RNA-binding protein, with amino-acid sequence MPTGPKGEKRPADAIARAVKVMRIATGEEPEDYGDAPEKNAAAQELGRKGGKKRAESMTAERRAEIAKKAAEKRWGK; translated from the coding sequence ATGCCCACCGGACCTAAAGGCGAGAAACGCCCCGCCGACGCCATCGCGCGCGCCGTGAAGGTAATGCGCATCGCCACCGGCGAAGAGCCGGAGGATTACGGCGATGCGCCTGAGAAGAACGCCGCCGCACAAGAGCTAGGCCGCAAGGGCGGGAAGAAGCGCGCCGAAAGCATGACGGCTGAGCGGCGCGCCGAGATCGCGAAGAAGGCAGCGGAGAAACGGTGGGGGAAATAA
- the fdhF gene encoding formate dehydrogenase subunit alpha codes for MSLIQEIDYGTPESSSAKLVTLTIDGKSVTVPEGASIMRAAMEAGIEIPKLCATDSIKAFGSCRLCLIEIEGRNGTPASCTTPVAPGISVKTQTPRLAALRRGVMELYISDHPLDCLTCAANGDCELQDMARAVGLREARYGYDGANHVFARNSGEVNFDWKPKDESNPYFSYDPSKCIVCNRCVRACEEVQGTFALTISGRGFDSRVSPGMDEAFMKSECVSCGACVQACPTAALIEKSVIEIGQPEHSEVTICAYCGVGCAFKAEMRGEEIVRMVPWKDGKANHGHSCIKGRFAYGYATHPDRILKPMIREEITDPWSEVSWKEAISFTARRFKEIQAKYGVRSVGAITSSRCTNEENYLVQKLVRSGFGNNNVDTCARVCHSPTGYGLHQAFGTSAGTQDFDSVDDADVILVIGANPTDAHPVFGSRMKARLRQGARLIVIDPRRIDLVRSPHVRADYHLSLKPGTNVAMVTALAHVIVTEGLANERFVRERCDWDEFQDWAAFVSEERNSPEATEQFTGVPAADVRAAARLYATGGNGAIYYGLGVTEHSQGSTTVMAIANLAMVTGNLGRRGVGINPLRGQNNVQGSCDMGSFPHELPGYQHISSDKTRTAFEAEWGVDLDKEPGLRIPNMFDAAIDGVFKGLYVQGEDILQSDPDTKHVSASLAAMELIVVQDLFLVETANYAHVFLPGATFLEKDGTFTNAERRIQRVRKVMSPKNGYGDWEITQMIANAMSLGWTYSHSSEIMDEVARLTPRFANVSYDKLDKDGSVQWPCNDATPDGVPIMHVNGFMRGKGKFVITEYVPSDEKTGPRFPLLLTTGRILSQYNAGAQTRRTENSLWHEEDVLEIHPHDAEDRGVRDGDRVRVQSRAGETTLHAKVTDRVAPGVVYMTFHHPMTQANVVTTDNSDWATNCPEYKVTAVQVSPATGPTQWQEKYQKLSQENGRIATATDAAE; via the coding sequence ATGAGCCTCATACAGGAAATCGATTACGGCACGCCGGAGTCCTCGTCCGCGAAACTTGTCACGCTGACCATTGACGGCAAGAGCGTCACCGTGCCGGAGGGCGCGTCGATCATGCGCGCAGCGATGGAGGCGGGGATCGAAATCCCCAAGCTCTGCGCCACCGACAGCATCAAGGCCTTCGGCTCCTGCCGCCTCTGCCTGATCGAGATCGAGGGCCGCAACGGCACGCCGGCCTCCTGCACCACGCCAGTCGCGCCGGGGATTTCGGTGAAGACGCAGACGCCGCGCCTCGCCGCTCTGCGCCGCGGCGTGATGGAGCTTTACATCTCCGACCATCCGCTCGACTGCCTCACCTGCGCGGCGAACGGCGATTGCGAACTTCAGGATATGGCCCGCGCGGTGGGCCTGCGCGAGGCGCGATATGGCTATGACGGCGCCAATCACGTCTTTGCGCGCAATAGCGGCGAAGTGAATTTCGACTGGAAGCCGAAGGACGAGTCGAATCCCTATTTCAGCTATGATCCGTCCAAGTGCATCGTCTGCAATCGTTGCGTGCGCGCCTGCGAGGAAGTGCAGGGCACTTTTGCGCTGACGATCAGCGGTCGCGGCTTCGATTCGCGCGTTTCGCCCGGCATGGACGAAGCCTTCATGAAGTCCGAATGCGTCTCCTGCGGCGCCTGCGTGCAGGCCTGCCCGACAGCGGCGCTCATCGAAAAATCGGTAATCGAGATCGGCCAGCCGGAACACTCGGAAGTGACGATCTGTGCTTATTGCGGCGTCGGCTGCGCTTTCAAGGCCGAGATGCGCGGCGAGGAAATCGTGCGCATGGTTCCCTGGAAGGACGGCAAGGCCAATCACGGCCATAGCTGCATCAAGGGCCGCTTCGCCTATGGCTACGCCACGCACCCGGACCGCATCCTCAAGCCGATGATCCGCGAAGAGATTACCGACCCTTGGAGTGAGGTCTCGTGGAAAGAGGCGATTTCCTTCACCGCCCGCCGCTTCAAGGAGATACAGGCGAAATATGGCGTGCGCTCGGTCGGCGCCATTACTTCCTCGCGCTGCACCAATGAAGAGAACTATCTGGTCCAGAAGCTGGTCCGCAGCGGCTTCGGCAATAACAATGTCGACACCTGCGCGCGCGTGTGCCATTCGCCGACCGGCTACGGCCTGCACCAGGCCTTCGGCACCTCGGCCGGCACGCAAGACTTCGACTCGGTCGACGACGCCGACGTTATCCTCGTCATCGGCGCCAATCCGACCGATGCGCATCCGGTGTTTGGTTCCCGCATGAAGGCGCGGCTCCGCCAAGGCGCGCGACTGATCGTCATCGATCCGCGCCGCATCGACCTTGTGCGGTCGCCGCACGTCAGGGCGGATTATCATCTGTCGCTGAAGCCTGGGACCAATGTCGCGATGGTCACCGCGCTGGCGCATGTGATCGTCACGGAAGGGCTCGCGAACGAACGTTTTGTGCGCGAACGTTGCGACTGGGACGAGTTCCAGGACTGGGCGGCGTTTGTGTCCGAGGAGCGCAACAGTCCCGAGGCGACGGAGCAGTTCACGGGCGTTCCGGCGGCGGACGTGCGTGCCGCCGCGCGGCTTTACGCCACCGGCGGCAATGGCGCGATATATTACGGCCTCGGCGTGACGGAGCATAGCCAAGGCTCCACCACGGTGATGGCCATCGCAAATCTCGCCATGGTCACCGGCAATCTCGGTCGGCGCGGCGTTGGGATAAACCCGCTGCGCGGCCAGAACAATGTACAGGGCTCGTGTGACATGGGCTCCTTCCCGCATGAGCTGCCGGGCTATCAGCACATATCCAGCGATAAGACGCGTACGGCGTTCGAGGCCGAATGGGGCGTCGATCTCGACAAAGAACCCGGCCTTCGCATCCCCAACATGTTCGACGCCGCGATCGACGGCGTGTTCAAGGGGCTCTATGTGCAGGGGGAGGACATTCTCCAATCCGACCCTGACACCAAACATGTCTCGGCCAGTCTCGCCGCGATGGAACTTATCGTCGTGCAGGACTTGTTCCTGGTCGAGACGGCGAATTACGCGCACGTGTTCCTGCCGGGCGCGACTTTCCTCGAGAAGGACGGCACCTTCACCAACGCCGAACGCCGCATCCAGCGCGTGCGCAAGGTGATGAGCCCGAAGAATGGTTACGGCGACTGGGAGATAACCCAAATGATTGCCAATGCGATGAGTCTCGGTTGGACCTATTCGCACTCCAGTGAGATCATGGACGAGGTTGCGCGACTGACGCCGCGCTTCGCTAATGTTTCATACGACAAGCTGGACAAGGACGGCTCAGTACAGTGGCCCTGCAACGACGCCACGCCGGACGGCGTGCCGATCATGCACGTCAACGGCTTCATGCGCGGCAAGGGCAAATTCGTCATCACCGAATATGTGCCCTCCGACGAAAAGACCGGACCGCGCTTCCCGTTGCTGCTCACCACGGGTCGAATCCTGTCGCAATATAACGCTGGCGCGCAGACGCGCCGCACCGAGAACAGCCTCTGGCATGAAGAGGACGTGCTCGAAATCCATCCTCATGACGCCGAAGATCGCGGCGTTCGAGATGGGGATCGGGTGAGGGTCCAGAGTCGTGCGGGCGAGACGACCTTGCACGCCAAGGTCACCGACAGGGTGGCTCCTGGCGTCGTCTATATGACTTTCCACCACCCGATGACCCAGGCCAATGTCGTCACCACCGACAATTCGGACTGGGCCACCAATTGTCCCGAATACAAGGTGACGGCCGTGCAAGTGTCGCCCGCCACCGGCCCGACCCAATGGCAGGAGAAATACCAGAAATTATCGCAGGAGAATGGTCGCATCGCGACCGCGACCGACGCGGCGGAATAA
- a CDS encoding 1-phosphofructokinase family hexose kinase yields the protein MRAARIAKEHRAKFVLETSGPPLAAALEEGVYRATPNLRELRELTGVSREDEHAWIDTCRRLTTTGRAEIVALTLGDRGALLVTRDHVWRAPALPIKPASAVGAGDSFLGAMVWSLAKGQSIDNAFRYGVAAGSAALLSPGTGLCRHQDVERLYPDVVLQRL from the coding sequence TTGCGCGCCGCTCGCATCGCCAAGGAACACCGCGCGAAGTTCGTTCTCGAAACCTCGGGGCCGCCATTGGCGGCAGCTCTGGAAGAAGGCGTTTATCGTGCCACGCCGAATCTTCGCGAGTTGCGCGAGCTCACGGGCGTTTCACGCGAGGACGAACACGCCTGGATCGACACGTGTCGCCGACTTACAACGACGGGACGCGCGGAAATAGTCGCCCTCACCCTCGGGGATCGTGGCGCACTTCTGGTCACGCGCGATCACGTATGGCGTGCGCCCGCCTTGCCGATCAAACCGGCAAGCGCCGTCGGCGCGGGCGACAGCTTTCTGGGCGCCATGGTTTGGAGTCTCGCAAAGGGGCAAAGCATCGACAACGCGTTTCGATATGGCGTCGCGGCGGGGTCGGCCGCTCTGCTTTCGCCGGGGACCGGACTGTGTCGCCATCAAGACGTTGAGCGCCTCTATCCGGACGTTGTCCTGCAGCGCCTTTGA